The window CATCACCGACATCGCCGACGGCAAGGTCGTCGTCGACGGCAACCACCCGCTCGCGGGCACGGCGCTGGTGTTCGACGTGACGGTCGCCGAAGTGCGCCCCGCGACGGCCGAGGAGCTGTCGCACGGCCATGTGCACGGTGCGGGCGGCCACCATCACTGATCGGTTTGTCATCGCACAACTGATCGCCAGGGGGCCGCGCAAGCGGCCCCTTTACCGTCCACCGCTCATTCCCCACTCCTGCGCCCGATGACCGCCTTGACCGGAAATGCCATTCCGCAACCTGAAAGCCGCGATCGCGCGCCCGTCGCTCCGCTTCTCGATGTAAGCGGGCTGCGTGTGCATATCGGCACGTCCGGACGGCCGGTGCGGCCGGTGGACGGCGTAGGCTTCTCGATCGGGGCAGGGGAGACCTTCGCCCTGCTGGGCGAGTCTGGCTGCGGCAAATCCATGACCGCGCTGGCCCTGCTGCGCCTGCTGCCGGACGCCGGGCGCATCATCGCCGGAAACGTGCGCTTTGCGGGCGACGATCTGCTCGCGCGCACCGAGGCCGACATGCGCGAAGTGCGTGGGGGAAAGATCGCGATGATCTTCCAGGAGCCGTCGACCAGCCTCAATCCGGTGATGACCGTGATGACTCAGATCGGCGAGGTCCTCGCGCGCCACCGCCGGCTGCGCGGCGCGGCCGCCCGGGAAGAGGCGCGACGGCTGCTCGACGCGGTGGGAATTCCCGACGCCGAACGCCGCCTCGACGACTATCCCTTCCAGTTTTCGGGCGGGATGAAGCAGCGCGTGATGATCGCGATGGCGCTCGCGGGCGAACCCGAGCTGCTGATCGCCGACGAGCCGACGACGGCCCTCGACGTGACGATCCAGGCGCAGGTGTTGGACCTGCTCGTCGGGCTCCAGGCCGAGCGGGGAATGGGCATGCTGCTGATCACCCACGATCTGGGCGTGGTCGCGCGCATGGCGCAGCGCATCGGCGTGATGTACGCCGGCGAGCTCGTCGAGACCGGCGCGCGCGACGACTTCTTCCGCGCCCCGCTGCACCCTTATTCGCGCAAACTGTTCGCTGCGCTGCCGACCGACGCCCAGCGTGGCCGTCCGCTCGCGGCGCTGGGCGGGCAGGTGCCGCCGCTGGACCAGCCCTTCGCGGGCTGCCGCTTCGCCGGACGGTGTCCCGATGTCTTCGCGCGCTGCCACGACGAGGCGCCCGCCTGGCACGTCGTCGGCGCCCAGTCCGTGCGCTGCCATCTGTATGCCGGCGCGCACCGCGCGACGGAAACGGTCCGGGGCGCGGAAGGCACGATCCTGCGGCAGCCGTCCTCGCAACCGGTCGCACCGCTGCTGGACGTGCGCGACCTGCAAGTGCATTTTCCGGTGCGCAAGGGGCTGCTGCGCCGAGAGGTCGCGCGCGTACGCGCTGTCGACGGCGTGAGCCTGACGCTCGCGCCCGGGCGCACGCTGGCGCTGGTCGGCGAATCGGGTTGCGGCAAGACCACTGCCGGCAAGGCGATCCTTCAGCTCGTGACGCCGACCGGAGGTGAGGTGTACCTCGACGGCACGCCGCTCGCCGGTCTGTCGCAGGCGGCCTTGCGCGAACTGCGACGCGACTTCCAGATGGTGTTCCAGGATCCCTTCGCGTCGCTCAACCCGCGCATGCGCGTCGGCGAGATCATCGAGGAGGGCTTGCTCGCGCTCGGCGTGGAGCCGGATGCGCTGAAACGAGCCGCGCGCATCGACACGCTGCTCGCGCGCGTGGGACTCACGCCGGACATGAAGCTGCGCTATCCGCACGAATTTTCCGGCGGCCAGCGCCAGCGCATCGCGATCGCCCGTGCGCTCGCGGTGCAGCCGAAGCTGATCGTCTGCGACGAACCGACGAGCGCCCTGGACGTCTCGGTGCAGGCGCAGATCCTGAACCTGATGCGCGAGCTGCAGGCCGAATTCGAACTGGCCTACCTCTTCATCACGCACAACATCGGGGTGGTGAGCTGGATGGCCGACGACGTCGCGGTGATGTATCTGGGGCGGATCGTCGAGCAGGGGGCGGTCGCGAAAGTGCTGGAGGCGCCAGCGCATCCCTACACCCGCGCATTACTGGCCGCCGTACCGGACATCGCACGTGAAACTGCAGTCAAGGCGGGGGAAGCAGGCAGGATTGCCCGGACGACCGCTGCCGCCGATCTGCCATCGCCGCTGGCCCCGCCGTCCGGTTGCCATTTTCACCCGCGCTGCGAACGCGCCACCGACATCTGCCGCGCCCAGTATCCGGCGCAGACGGAGCTGCGCGGCGGGCGCAGCGTGCGTTGCCACTGGCCGCTCTGAAACTCGCGACGGAGTTAGCGTTTCTTCGCGTGCGGCTTCGTTGTCGACTTGCCCGCCTGCTTGGTCGCCGGCTTGGCGCTGGTCTTCGACTTGGTGCCGGACTTCCCGGCTGCTCGTGTCGCAGCCGGGACCTTGGCCGACGTGCCTTTGCGATTGCCGGCCGCGGATTTGCCCGTGTGCGTCTTTCCGCCGGCGTGTGCGCCTTTCCGGCCGCCCTTGCCGTTGACCTTGCCCGCCGACGGCGGCGGAATCGTGCTGGTGTCGAGTGCCGCGGCGCGGGGAATCATCCGGGCCGCGGCAAGAGCGCCAGCCATTTCCCCGCCCTCGGGCACTAGCAGCGTGTAGCCGGCGCTGACCCGGCTGCGGGCGTCCAGTCCGTTGATCTGCTGCAGTTCGCTGGGCGAAAGGCCGAAGTCGCGCGCGACGGATGCGAGGGTGTCGCCACGCTGCATTTCGTAGGTGCGCCACTGCCGGCCGGCGTCTTGCCGCTCGGCGAGGCGCGCGCGGAAGCGTTCGGCCCGGTCAACCGGGATCACGAGCGAGTTGGCCTGCGCGATGGCGGGGCGGTTGTACGAGGGATTCAGTGCGAGAAACTCGTCGAGCGGCATTTCGGCAAGCCGGGCTGCCGTGGCAAGATCGATGCCCGCGGGCGCCGTAACGGTGACGAAATGGCGAGTGTTGGGGACGTAGGGCAGTTCAAAGTGGAAGAGTTCGGGCTGCGCTACGATATTCTTCAGTGCCTGCAGCTTGGGGACGTAGTTGCGGGTTTCCTCGGGCATTCGCAGCTGGCTGTATTCCGCGGGAAGCCCCGCGGCGAGATTCTTCTGGACGGCCCGCCCGACGGCACCTTCTCCCCAGTTGTACGACGCGAGGGCAAGGTGCCAGTCGCCTTGCATCTCGTAGATGGTCTGGAGATAGTCCAGCGCAGCGTTGGTTGAAGCGATGACGTCGCGCCGCTCGTCCACCCACTTGTCCTGCGTGAGGTTGTAGTTGCGGCCGGTCGAGGGAATGAACTGCCACAACCCTGACGCACGGGCGCGCGAATAGGCCATCGGGTTGTAACTGCTCTCGACCATCGGCAGGAGCGCCAGCTCGGTCGGCATGCCGCGGCGTTCGAGCTCGTCGACGATGTGGTAGAGGTAGCGTCCGCCGCGTTCGAACACCTTCTTGAGGAAGCCCGGGCGGTTGAGGTAGAAGAGCTGCTGCTCGGCGACGGCTTCGGTGTCGAGATCCGGCATCCCGAACCCCCGCCGGATGCGGTCCCAAATGTCGTTTGCGTCACGCGTCAGGTCGAGCGTCAGTACACGGGGAGTCGGATCGCGCAGTTCGAGCACCTGGCTCGGGGAAGCGGTCAGGCCTTCCGTTGATCGCGCTGCGGTCCGCGGTCGCAAGCTCCCGAGTGCCGGTACGTCGGCGGCCTGCGCAGGGGGGGCTTCGGCGGGCGAGGGAGGCGTGAGGGGCGCGGGCGCAGGCTCATCCTCGGCGGTCGCGGAGGAAATGGTCGCGACCAGCAACATGGTCAGCAGCAGAATTCGCAGGAGTGAAATCGCCATCAATCCGGCGCCCGTTCGACAGACAAAGAGGGTGGACTCTAGGGCAGTGTCGTAGGTGCGTCAAACCCGGCGTCGGATGCGCCGGACGGCGGCCAGCCACCGCGATTCGATCCGGCAACGAGCTGCCGTTCGGGCTGAGCCGGTCGCAGTCCGGCCCATGCCTTTCGAACAGGCTCGGAGCAAGCGGTCATATCGGCTTGCCGCCCTTAGAACACGTCCTTCCAGCGGCGCAGGGCGGCGAAGCATTCCGCGGAACCCGTCGGGCGCTGGCCGTCGCGTGCGGTGACGGCATCGATCAGCGCCGATGACTCGGTGCGCAGGAAAGGATTGATCCGGCGTTCACGCTCGATGCTGCTGGGCAGGGTCGGGCGGCCGGCCGCGCGCCGGGCTTCGCATTCCGCAAGCCAGGCGTCGCGCGCGGGGTTGTCGGATTCGGCCGCGCGGGCGAAGGCGAGGTTCGCGAGCGTGTATTCGTGTGCGCAGTGGACCGCGGTGTCACCGGGAAGCTGCGCGAGGCGCTGCAGGGATTGGTGCAGTTGCGCGGCTGTACCGCCGAGCAGGCGGCCGCAACCGGCGCTGAACAGCGTGTCCCCCGGGAACAGGATGCCGGGCGCGTAGTAGGCGATGTGCGTGGCCGTGTGGCCCGGGATGCCGAGCACCGAGAAGCGCAGGCCGAGCGCATCGAGGGCGACTTCATCGCCCTCGCCGACGTGGCGGGTGATGGCGGGGATGTCCTCGCCGGCAGGGCCGAGGACTTCCGGCCGATGGCGTGCCGCCAGCTCGGCGACGCCGCCGATGTGATCGCTGTGATGGTGGGTGAGCAGGACCGCCACGAGGCGCAGGCCCTGTTCGCGCAGGGCCGTTTCGACGACCGAGGCGTCGCCGGGATCGACCACGGCCGCCGCCGGGCCATGCCTGAGCAACCAGATATAGTTATCGCGGAAAGCCGGAAGAGGGATAATGTCGCTGCTGCGGAATTTTGAGTGCTGATCGTTCATGTCCATCCTCAGTCTGTCGGACTGGCTTGAAACCCCGCAGGGAAGCTACCTGCTGCGGTGGGAGCAGGCGAAGTTCGATCTCATGGTAGCCGACATTTTCGGCTACAACGCAGTGCAGATAGGCCTGCCGGAACATAATTTCCTGCGCGCCAACCGCATTCCGTACCGGTTTCATTGCGCGCGCTCGGGCGACATTGCGGTCGTCGCGAACGGTGATGCGCTGCCGTTCGCGGCCGCGAGCATCGATCTTGTGCTGCTGCCGCACGTGCTCGAATTTTCGCCCCACCCGCACCAGGTGCTGCGCGAAGTCGAACGGGTGCTGGTACCGGAAGGAAGCGTCATCATCGCCGGGTTCAATCCCTTCAGCCTGTGGGGTTTGCGGCGGTTGGTGGCGCGGCGTTCAGGCACCTACCCATGGCGCGGGCAATACCTGTCGGTGCGGCGTACGAAGGACTGGCTGGCGCTGCTGGGTTTCGAAACGCAGGCGGGGAGCTTCGGCTGCTATGCGCCGGCGTTCACGCGCACCAAGTGGCTGGAGCGCTGCGGCTTCATGGACAAGGCGGGCGACCGCTGGTGGCCGATCTGCGGCGGCACCTACATCATCCAGGGCATCAAGCGGGTGCAGGGGATGCGATTGATAACGCCGAACTGGCGCGATGCGCGCGCCGCGGCAAAGCGCCTTTCACCGGTGGCCCAGCGCGGGCGGCAGGTGACGGGCGTACAGAAAGTGGAATAAATGGAAGAAGTCGAAATATTCACCGACGGGGCCTGCAGCGGCAACCCGGGCCCCGGCGGCTGGGGCGCGATCCTGCGCAGCGGCCTGCACGAGAAGGAAATCTGGGGCGGCGAGCCCCAGACCACCAACAACCGCATGGAACTGCTCGCAGTGATCCGCGCGCTGGAGACGCTCAAGCGTCCCGTGGCGGCGCGCGTGCACACCGACAGCCAGTACGTGCAAAAGGGTATCTCGGAATGGATCCACGGCTGGAAGAAGCGCGGCTGGAAGACCGCCTCGCGCGAGCCGGTGAAGAACGAGGATCTGTGGCGGGCGCTTGATGAGGCGGCGAGCCGGCACAAGGTCGCGTGGATCTGGGTGCGCGGTCACGCGGGCCATGCCGAAAACGAGCGCGCGGACGAGCTTGCGCGACGGGGCGTCGCGGCCGTGCGCGCGCAGGGCAGGGCCGTTGCCGAGATCTGATCAACCGGCCCGCGAGGGCGCGAACAAATTACCAGGGATGAACCCTTGAGACAGATTGTCCTGGATACCGAAACGACCGGCCTCGACTGGCGCAATGGCGACCGCGTGATCGAGATCGGCTGCGTCGAACTGTTGAATCGCAACCTGACGGGGCGGCACTACCACGTCTACATCAACCCCGAACGGGGGATCGATGCCGAGGCGATCGCGGTGCACGGCATCACCGAGGAGTTCCTCGCGGACAAGCCGAAATTCCGCGATATCGCCGACGACTTCATGGATTTCGTGCGCGACGCGGAGCTCGTGATCCACAATGCGAGCTTCGACGTGGGCTTCCTCGACCACGAGCTGTCGCTGCTGCGGCATCCGAAGCTGGATGCACTGTGCGCGGGCGTGATCGACACGCTGCGGATGGCCAAGGAGCAGAATCCGGGCAAGAAGGCGTCGCTCGACGCGTTGTGCGATCGCTATGAGATCGACAACGCCGCACGCACGCTGCACGGGGCGCTGCTCGACGCGGAGCTCCTCGCCGAGGTCTACCTGGCGATGACCCGCGGGCAGGAAAGCCTGATGATGATGCTCGACGACGAACCTGCGGCGGGCAGCGGGGAAGACGGCGGATCGCCGGTCGAGCGGCCGCCGCTGCGGGTGCTGCGTGCGTCCGCCGAGGAATTGGGCGAGCACGATCGCATCCTGCAG is drawn from Azoarcus sp. DN11 and contains these coding sequences:
- a CDS encoding transglycosylase SLT domain-containing protein, translated to MAISLLRILLLTMLLVATISSATAEDEPAPAPLTPPSPAEAPPAQAADVPALGSLRPRTAARSTEGLTASPSQVLELRDPTPRVLTLDLTRDANDIWDRIRRGFGMPDLDTEAVAEQQLFYLNRPGFLKKVFERGGRYLYHIVDELERRGMPTELALLPMVESSYNPMAYSRARASGLWQFIPSTGRNYNLTQDKWVDERRDVIASTNAALDYLQTIYEMQGDWHLALASYNWGEGAVGRAVQKNLAAGLPAEYSQLRMPEETRNYVPKLQALKNIVAQPELFHFELPYVPNTRHFVTVTAPAGIDLATAARLAEMPLDEFLALNPSYNRPAIAQANSLVIPVDRAERFRARLAERQDAGRQWRTYEMQRGDTLASVARDFGLSPSELQQINGLDARSRVSAGYTLLVPEGGEMAGALAAARMIPRAAALDTSTIPPPSAGKVNGKGGRKGAHAGGKTHTGKSAAGNRKGTSAKVPAATRAAGKSGTKSKTSAKPATKQAGKSTTKPHAKKR
- the gloB gene encoding hydroxyacylglutathione hydrolase translates to MNDQHSKFRSSDIIPLPAFRDNYIWLLRHGPAAAVVDPGDASVVETALREQGLRLVAVLLTHHHSDHIGGVAELAARHRPEVLGPAGEDIPAITRHVGEGDEVALDALGLRFSVLGIPGHTATHIAYYAPGILFPGDTLFSAGCGRLLGGTAAQLHQSLQRLAQLPGDTAVHCAHEYTLANLAFARAAESDNPARDAWLAECEARRAAGRPTLPSSIERERRINPFLRTESSALIDAVTARDGQRPTGSAECFAALRRWKDVF
- a CDS encoding class I SAM-dependent methyltransferase; protein product: MSILSLSDWLETPQGSYLLRWEQAKFDLMVADIFGYNAVQIGLPEHNFLRANRIPYRFHCARSGDIAVVANGDALPFAAASIDLVLLPHVLEFSPHPHQVLREVERVLVPEGSVIIAGFNPFSLWGLRRLVARRSGTYPWRGQYLSVRRTKDWLALLGFETQAGSFGCYAPAFTRTKWLERCGFMDKAGDRWWPICGGTYIIQGIKRVQGMRLITPNWRDARAAAKRLSPVAQRGRQVTGVQKVE
- a CDS encoding ABC transporter ATP-binding protein — encoded protein: MTALTGNAIPQPESRDRAPVAPLLDVSGLRVHIGTSGRPVRPVDGVGFSIGAGETFALLGESGCGKSMTALALLRLLPDAGRIIAGNVRFAGDDLLARTEADMREVRGGKIAMIFQEPSTSLNPVMTVMTQIGEVLARHRRLRGAAAREEARRLLDAVGIPDAERRLDDYPFQFSGGMKQRVMIAMALAGEPELLIADEPTTALDVTIQAQVLDLLVGLQAERGMGMLLITHDLGVVARMAQRIGVMYAGELVETGARDDFFRAPLHPYSRKLFAALPTDAQRGRPLAALGGQVPPLDQPFAGCRFAGRCPDVFARCHDEAPAWHVVGAQSVRCHLYAGAHRATETVRGAEGTILRQPSSQPVAPLLDVRDLQVHFPVRKGLLRREVARVRAVDGVSLTLAPGRTLALVGESGCGKTTAGKAILQLVTPTGGEVYLDGTPLAGLSQAALRELRRDFQMVFQDPFASLNPRMRVGEIIEEGLLALGVEPDALKRAARIDTLLARVGLTPDMKLRYPHEFSGGQRQRIAIARALAVQPKLIVCDEPTSALDVSVQAQILNLMRELQAEFELAYLFITHNIGVVSWMADDVAVMYLGRIVEQGAVAKVLEAPAHPYTRALLAAVPDIARETAVKAGEAGRIARTTAAADLPSPLAPPSGCHFHPRCERATDICRAQYPAQTELRGGRSVRCHWPL
- the rnhA gene encoding ribonuclease HI yields the protein MEEVEIFTDGACSGNPGPGGWGAILRSGLHEKEIWGGEPQTTNNRMELLAVIRALETLKRPVAARVHTDSQYVQKGISEWIHGWKKRGWKTASREPVKNEDLWRALDEAASRHKVAWIWVRGHAGHAENERADELARRGVAAVRAQGRAVAEI
- the dnaQ gene encoding DNA polymerase III subunit epsilon, encoding MRQIVLDTETTGLDWRNGDRVIEIGCVELLNRNLTGRHYHVYINPERGIDAEAIAVHGITEEFLADKPKFRDIADDFMDFVRDAELVIHNASFDVGFLDHELSLLRHPKLDALCAGVIDTLRMAKEQNPGKKASLDALCDRYEIDNAARTLHGALLDAELLAEVYLAMTRGQESLMMMLDDEPAAGSGEDGGSPVERPPLRVLRASAEELGEHDRILQDIAKANKGACLWIPPVPAEEAPVA